A region of Bicyclus anynana chromosome 15, ilBicAnyn1.1, whole genome shotgun sequence DNA encodes the following proteins:
- the LOC112047428 gene encoding ubiquinone biosynthesis protein COQ9, mitochondrial isoform X2, with product MNKLPRAINFLRYGRRSFIPLTAIAINNTQKIVRSYCQGAKKEIVVATNTDQDDHQYEEDIKKRILAKALDFVTKSGWSVDSLAHGAEAAGYPGVSHGLFPNGGGDLVHYFNVTCNEKLVEEMKSWPKEKLKEPKVPAQQIENAIMTRILMIEPYKSTWPKAMAIQTLPNNVPNCLATLLSLVDDICYHTGDRSVDFNWYIRRVGLAGIYKASELFYLTDSSQNSSATRSFVKSRIRDAELIQIALNMNPVAVAPQTLTAAFVTAKNMLGINTLK from the exons atgaataaattacCAAGGGCAATCAATT tCTTAAGATATGGTCGAAGATCATTTATTCCACTTACTGCTATTGCAATCAATAACACACAAAAAATTGTACGAAGTTATTGTCAAGGAGCAAAGAAAGAAATTGTGGTGGCAACAAACACAGATCAGGATGATCATCAATATGAAGAGGATATAAAAAAACGTATACTAGCTAAAGCTTTAGACTTTGTCACAAAAAGTGGTTGGTCAGTCGACTCTCTAGCTCACGGTGCTGAGGCTGCTGGATATCCTGGTGTCAGTCATGGCTTGTTTCCAAATGGAGGCGGTGATCTAGTGCACTACTTCAATGTAACATGCAATGAAAAACTTGTTGAGGAAATGAAATCT TGGCCTAAAGAGAAGTTAAAGGAACCAAAAGTGCCGGCACAACAAATAGAAAATGCGATAATGACAAGAATACTTATGATTGAACCATACAA GAGTACCTGGCCTAAGGCAATGGCAATACAAACACTTCCAAATAATGTTCCAAATTGTTTAGCAACACTCCTATCTCTAGTTGATGATATTTGTTATCACACAGGTGATCGAAGTGTGGAT TTCAACTGGTACATACGACGAGTAGGTTTGGCTGGAATTTACAAAGCATCAGAATTGTTCTATTTAACAGACAGTAGTCAAAACAGTAGTGCAACTAGAAGTTTTGTTAAATCACGTATACGAGATGCAGAATTGATCCAAATAGCACTCAACATGAATCCTGTGGCAGTCGCTCCACAAACGCTGACAGCTGCTTTTGTTACT
- the LOC112047428 gene encoding glomulin isoform X1 translates to MEQPVDVVQFISSLLDSGKYKEALSVPIEEKYAHSFKENCWDLISVIVGKIQNDTMIIKPSLYSACEEMLAIVVQKATPEEALLEFIEQIEVAKNDAQFAIIMEPLQQLLLKLSAKRGRSLEWCLNSIASYIDAIPIPEHKLEGQERLLMDSDTNIRRIIKIYSLLPPFYTPFVKEMTTPDANVRTKEIITAFLISLLGKPLIYVDLDPIANSTSEARLSCVSIINDISTLLKNVIKLLPYVEFHHKQSSKTKSNKNLTNDEELPPYEDEDKINLTTLSGLYYSFFSNHFQVPDLVIPLVYSNEYVVHTILLCVVHLLSFDLFGPLTKGITLCKEILKKYPSNVSYKMLTVPVHYSLCKSLIHVAIYSSYEFVRKESVKIISDHVNKFEYKGRLLLIKYMLSVANHSGMIGYAITLYKNSLDEAFKEPELPVCFTGMELKDMVNKICHLPHGPESDLVELADQIISALNFLRYLALKDITNRSGIRDCFSSIESDYLEKLRTGLNMSKAHYEVKLKDIEEAQRTNKINKEVDVAISVGGNMLDKIPTENKKEILHSALNAFHLIECLVARLSECISSNKSQEM, encoded by the coding sequence ATGGAACAACCTGTAGATGTTGTGCAATTCATTTCTTCATTGCTGGACAGTGGCAAATATAAAGAAGCTCTCAGTGTGCCTATTGAAGAGAAATATGCTCATAGTTTTAAAGAGAACTGCTGGGACTTGATCTCAGTTATAGTAGGCAAGATACAAAATGATACAATGATCATTAAGCCCTCACTATATAGTGCTTGTGAAGAGATGCTAGCCATTGTTGTGCAGAAGGCCACTCCTGAGGAAGCTCTCTTAGAATTTATTGAACAGATAGAAGTAGCTAAAAATGATGCACAATTTGCCATCATCATGGAACCATTGCAACAGCTTCTACTAAAGTTGTCTGCCAAAAGAGGCAGATCTCTAGAATGGTGTTTAAACTCAATCGCTTCATACATTGATGCTATACCTATTCCTGAACATAAGTTAGAAGGGCAGGAACGTCTCTTGATGGACTCTGAcacaaatattagaagaataATTAAGATTTATTCTTTGTTACCACCTTTTTACACACCATTTGTTAAAGAAATGACAACACCTGATGCAAATGTGAgaacaaaagaaataataactGCATTTTTAATAAGCTTACTTGGAAAACCTTTGATCTATGTAGACTTGGATCCCATTGCAAACTCAACTAGTGAAGCTAGGCTAAGTTGTGTCAGCATTATTAATGATATAAGCACATTGttgaaaaatgtaattaaacttTTACCTTATGTAGAGTTCCATCATAAGCAAAGCAGCAAAACTAAGTCAAATAAGAATCTCACAAATGATGAAGAGTTACCTCCATATGAAGACGAAGATAAAATCAATCTCACTACACTGTCTGGGTTATACTATTCATTCTTTTCTAATCATTTTCAAGTGCCAGATTTAGTAATTCCTCTTGTATACTCTAATGAATATGTTGTACATACAATTCTGCTTTGTGTAGTACACTTGCTCAGCTTTGATCTATTTGGCCCTTTAACAAAGGGCATAACATTATGtaaagaaatattgaaaaagTATCCCAGCAATGTTTCATACAAAATGCTTACTGTACCAGTCCATTACAGTTTATGCAAAAGCTTAATTCATGTTGCTATTTATAGTAGTTATGAGTTTGTTCGCAAAGAATCTGTTAAAATCATAAGTGATCATGTAAACAAGTTTGAATATAAGGGTAGATTATTACTAATTAAATACATGTTAAGTGTTGCCAATCACTCTGGTATGATAGGATATGCTAtcacattatataaaaattctttaGATGAAGCTTTTAAGGAACCAGAATTGCCAGTTTGTTTTACTGGTATGGAACTTAAGGATatggttaataaaatatgtcattTGCCACACGGTCCAGAATCTGATCTTGTAGAGCTTGCTGATCAAATAATAAGTGCATTAAATTTCTTACGCTATCTGGCATTGAAAGACATTACCAATAGAAGTGGAATCAGAGATTGCTTTTCTTCAATTGAATCAGATTATTTGGAGAAGTTAAGAACTGGCTTAAACATGTCTAAAGCTCATTATGAAGTAAAATTAAAGGATATTGAAGAAGCACAgagaacaaataaaattaataaagaagtTGATGTTGCAATCAGTGTTGGTGGTAATATGTTAGACAAGATTCCTACAGAGAACAAAAAGGAAATATTACATTCAGCATTAAACGCTTTTCATTTGATAGAGTGTCTGGTTGCAAGATTATCTGAATGTATTTCATCAAATAAGAGCCAAGAAATGTGA